In Sodalis ligni, a single genomic region encodes these proteins:
- the accA gene encoding acetyl-CoA carboxylase carboxyl transferase subunit alpha, whose product MSLNFLDFEQPIAELEAKIDSLTAVSRQDEKLDINLDEEVQRLREKSVELTRKIFSDLGAWQIAQLARHPRRPYTLDYIQHVFSDFDELAGDRAYADDKAIVGGTARLDGRPVMIIGHQKGRETKEKIRRNFGMPAPEGYRKALRLMEMADRFKMPLLTFIDTPGAYPGVGAEERGQSEAIAHNLREMSGLRIPVICTVIGEGGSGGALAIGVGDKVNMLQYSTYSVISPEGCASILWKSADKAPVAAEAMGIIASRLKELELIDSIVPEPLGGAHRDVPAIAASLKAQLLSDLGELDTFSEEELLNRRYQRLMNYGYC is encoded by the coding sequence ATGAGTCTGAATTTTCTTGATTTTGAACAGCCGATTGCAGAGCTGGAAGCGAAAATTGACTCGCTGACCGCAGTCAGCCGTCAAGACGAAAAATTAGATATTAATCTGGATGAGGAAGTCCAGAGACTGCGTGAGAAAAGCGTAGAGCTGACCCGCAAGATCTTTTCCGATCTGGGCGCCTGGCAAATTGCCCAGTTGGCCCGTCACCCCCGCCGGCCGTATACGCTGGATTACATCCAGCACGTCTTCAGCGATTTTGATGAACTCGCAGGGGATCGCGCTTATGCCGACGATAAGGCCATTGTCGGCGGTACGGCTCGTCTCGACGGGCGGCCGGTGATGATTATCGGTCACCAGAAGGGGCGTGAAACCAAAGAGAAAATTCGCCGCAATTTCGGCATGCCGGCGCCGGAAGGCTACCGCAAGGCCCTGCGCCTGATGGAAATGGCGGACCGGTTCAAGATGCCGCTGCTTACCTTTATCGATACCCCCGGTGCGTATCCGGGGGTCGGTGCGGAAGAGCGCGGACAGTCGGAAGCCATTGCCCATAACCTGCGTGAAATGTCGGGTTTGCGAATTCCGGTTATTTGCACCGTTATCGGTGAGGGGGGGTCCGGCGGCGCGTTGGCTATCGGCGTGGGGGATAAGGTCAACATGCTGCAATACAGCACCTATTCGGTGATTTCGCCGGAAGGCTGCGCCTCCATATTATGGAAGAGTGCGGATAAGGCGCCCGTTGCCGCCGAGGCTATGGGCATCATTGCTTCGCGTCTGAAGGAGCTGGAGCTGATTGACAGTATTGTCCCGGAGCCTCTGGGCGGCGCCCATCGGGATGTGCCGGCTATTGCCGCGTCGCTGAAAGCGCAGCTGCTGTCGGATCTGGGGGAACTGGATACCTTTAGTGAAGAAGAGTTATTGAATCGCCGTTACCAGCGGTTGATGAATTACGGTTATTGCTGA